The following nucleotide sequence is from Juglans microcarpa x Juglans regia isolate MS1-56 chromosome 6D, Jm3101_v1.0, whole genome shotgun sequence.
tttcttaatagtaaactttactttttttcaaaacgattgcatgATGTTCGCATACTCTATAATTGcatgtaacattattctttaagaGAAAATAGTCATATACTTCAATTATCCGGCCAATGCCTTGGCCCATGTTGATTTGGAGTCGCTTGGATtgaaaaatactctcaacccatctcatctcatctcatcaatacaattttctcaaatcttcatacaaaatataataaacaattcaactttttcaaattttaaaacaataataatattaaaaaataatatcctaatactattttattaaactttcatctaaaatatctcactatccaaacaactcCTACGTACGTACGAACATTAAGGGTAAAACAAAGCAGGGAACAGGGGTTAACAAGATTGATATTCAGTTGATCACAGGACATTACTAGTCATCCAATTGTATACAATAAGACTTCGTCAGTTATGAAGCTTTACTTTTCctcttgcatgcatgcaagcatTTACATGGAACAGGGAAATCCAAACGTGggtaaaaaggaagaaagagcgTATTACAATTGTATTCTACTGATTTACAGTGTGTTTGCTTCCACTCGTTCACGATGAAAGTGCAAGCTCGGCCCAGGCCAGAGAAGACGTCTTAAAATCAACGGAAATTGACAAGTCAATTTTGCTCTCTAACATGTTACACACTTCCTTCATGGATAGCCGCTTGCTGGAGTCTGGATGGATGCAGAGATTTACTACCTCACATATAACTTTGAGATCCTCATATCTGAAATGTTTCAACTCTGGATCCACCACATAAGACATAACTTCTGGTAGTTCTAGATAATCCTTAGCCTGTAGCAGAGAGATGCTTTTAAGTTTTGGTGCATTAACTACCTAAAGATGacattttaatattcatatttcaGAAAACTTCTTACCCATTCTACTAAGCACCCTTTCTCCTTGCAATACGGAGGTCTCCCACTTATGATTTCCAGCAGAAGTACACCAAAAGCATACACATTGCCTTGGATGTCGAGATGCCGTGACTCTAGAGAATTTGGAAGGATACAGATAGCACCTTGGCTTCCAATAGCACCCGAGTTCCTTTCTGACCTTGAAAGAATTGTTTTCCAACATTCAAAATCAACTAGCTGCAGTTGAAGAAAAATGTTAGAATTTTCAATGACCATAGAAATAAGGGAAACAGCCATTAGAGTATTAGTATTCAGATGATAAGGATAGGTCATTGATGCGGTCTTTGGACTAGAAGAGAGGGGGCGGGGTTTTAGACTAACCTTGGGGGAAAAATCTTCTGTAAGATATACGGCACTAGAATTCAACTCTGATATGGTAAATGGTGGCTCAAGTGCTGTATGAAGATACTCGAGTCCGCGTGCAATGCCAATAGCAATTTTCATACGCCTACTCCAAGAAAATTGGCATCCTTCTCCATctgcaataaaagaaaaatggtcaGATTTGATCCGGTGAAGTAtacattatattaattttccAGCGAAGTAGGTTAAAGTGGACAAATATCATAATAAAGAAACCTGACTTACGATGCAGGTGTTCATACAGTGTTCCATTTGATGCATACTCGAAAACCAGCATCCTTGTAAATGGAGTGCTTTCTCTACAATAACCAAGGAGTTTTCCTGTGTTCTCGTGGTTTAATCTTGCCAAATCGGCCACCTGAATAGgattacaagaaaaaatattcttgaACTTGGTTGCTTTCAATTTGCCAAACCTTACATGCTGTAATTAGTATGTTCTAAATGCTTTAGGCTATAGTTTTTTGCGGCAACAAATAGTACCTCTCTCTGGAAGTAGAGCTCAAGATAGCCTGTCCAATGCTCTTCTTTGATGCAGAGGGATATCACTGCAATCTCAGGTCCACCTTTCATCGTACCTTTGTAGACAACACTGTCTGGTGAGGAGCCAATAATGTTGCTAAAGTCTTCACAGGCTATTTCAAGGTCCTGTCTGCTGTATTGTACTACGTCTTTCAACAATTCCGATTCTGTAAGAAAATCCACCAAATTAACCAATTTATTactttcaaacttcaaaggCATTGGGCAGAGGTAGTATAAGATAGCAAACCCAACCTATGCATACAGTCATATGGTCCTTTCCACTTGCTGATTTCCTCCAGGGGATTATAATAGAAGATTTGTTATTGCACTTCTGAAGTGCAGTAAGAATCGCAACCAGCAAGATAAAACCCACCATGGTTGCTGTTGCTATTTCAAGAGCTAAAAGCCAGGCAGGTTTTGATGGCCCCTGATGCTTAGATACATCTCCCGCTGGTAGGCGTGTTGTATTGGCTCTAGTACGGCTTTTGGCAGGTGGAGCACCACCTACAAAAGAATTACTATCACTATCAACTACAGTAGTTagaaatgaatttttaaaaGGCCACGAGATACACCTAGTATTAGAATGATCAAATGGGCTATATGCAGTCAAATCTCATATGTAAACTGTAAGTTTGGTAAATATGCCCGTTTGCATCGCTGCTTTGAACTCTAGTGCCTGCTACAATGTTCTGGAAGTCCAGAAATTAGAACTGGCCGTATACCAGTCAACAATTCCAAACTTCCAATGGTTTTTCTTCAGTTTGCATTTACTGgcaattgaaaattttgtgcatgcatgcatacttgTACCACTACACCATAAAGGAAATCTTGTCATATATACATACTGCACTGTGTGGCTGGACGCTGCTTGGAATCTTTATTTTGGAGGCAGTTCCCTTGAAAGCTTGTGCTGCATGAAAGATGTCAATTAAGAGAAGATTTACCAAGAAAAAAGAAGCATGAGACAGGCCCTATGAAAGAAACCTTGGAAGGTACCCCAAGCACTTAGGTATGCTCCCAACAAAGAGGTTGTGTGAGAAATTTGCAACTTTTAAGTGGCAGAAGCTGGTGAAGTTTGTAATTGCGCCATACCTGAGCAGAAATCAAGTACAAGAGATATGCTGAATAAAGCCAAAACCTTCAACATGTTAAACATGACATCTAGTATCCTAGTGAGCTACTCAAGATATTCAAATCAGATAATCAAAT
It contains:
- the LOC121235315 gene encoding probable LRR receptor-like serine/threonine-protein kinase At1g63430 isoform X1; this encodes MSSYASLLVLCLISGILFAKCDSSASYEVAVLTTFKEAIFEDPLLVLSNWNALDPDPCDWYGISCTKARDHVIELNISGSSLRGFLAPELGQLNFLRELILHGNNLIGIIPKELGMLKFLQILDLGMNQLSGHIPPEIGSATSLVKINLQSNELTGGIRPELGNLRYLQELWLDRNKLQGTIPAAVSPDFSSEAYRKYGAITNFTSFCHLKVANFSHNLFVGSIPKCLGYLPSTSFQGNCLQNKDSKQRPATQCSGAPPAKSRTRANTTRLPAGDVSKHQGPSKPAWLLALEIATATMVGFILLVAILTALQKCNNKSSIIIPWRKSASGKDHMTVCIESELLKDVVQYSRQDLEIACEDFSNIIGSSPDSVVYKGTMKGGPEIAVISLCIKEEHWTGYLELYFQREVADLARLNHENTGKLLGYCRESTPFTRMLVFEYASNGTLYEHLHHGEGCQFSWSRRMKIAIGIARGLEYLHTALEPPFTISELNSSAVYLTEDFSPKLVDFECWKTILSRSERNSGAIGSQGAICILPNSLESRHLDIQGNVYAFGVLLLEIISGRPPYCKEKGCLVEWAKDYLELPEVMSYVVDPELKHFRYEDLKVICEVVNLCIHPDSSKRLSMKEVCNMLESKIDLSISVDFKTSSLAWAELALSS
- the LOC121235315 gene encoding probable LRR receptor-like serine/threonine-protein kinase At1g63430 isoform X2, whose protein sequence is MLKFLQILDLGMNQLSGHIPPEIGSATSLVKINLQSNELTGGIRPELGNLRYLQELWLDRNKLQGTIPAAVSPDFSSEAYRKYGAITNFTSFCHLKVANFSHNLFVGSIPKCLGYLPSTSFQGNCLQNKDSKQRPATQCSGAPPAKSRTRANTTRLPAGDVSKHQGPSKPAWLLALEIATATMVGFILLVAILTALQKCNNKSSIIIPWRKSASGKDHMTVCIESELLKDVVQYSRQDLEIACEDFSNIIGSSPDSVVYKGTMKGGPEIAVISLCIKEEHWTGYLELYFQREVADLARLNHENTGKLLGYCRESTPFTRMLVFEYASNGTLYEHLHHGEGCQFSWSRRMKIAIGIARGLEYLHTALEPPFTISELNSSAVYLTEDFSPKLVDFECWKTILSRSERNSGAIGSQGAICILPNSLESRHLDIQGNVYAFGVLLLEIISGRPPYCKEKGCLVEWAKDYLELPEVMSYVVDPELKHFRYEDLKVICEVVNLCIHPDSSKRLSMKEVCNMLESKIDLSISVDFKTSSLAWAELALSS